The Pseudomonas iranensis genome includes a window with the following:
- a CDS encoding [protein-PII] uridylyltransferase, translated as MPQVDPELFDRGQFQAELALKASPIAAFKKAIRQAREVLDTRFRNGRDIRRLIEDRAWFVDNILQKAWEQFNWSEDADIALVAVGGYGRGELHPYSDIDLLILLDSADHEVFRDSIERFLTLLWDIGLEVGQSVRSVDECAEEARADLTVVTNLMESRTICGPERLRQRMLEVTSTAHMWPAKEFFLAKRAEQKARHHKYNDTEYNLEPNVKGSPGGLRDIQTILWVARRQYGTLNLRALAGEGFLVESENALLASSQEFLWKVRYALHMLAGRSEDRLLFDHQRTIAGLLGFEGDDAKQAVEAFMQQYFRTVMSIAQLSDLIIQHFEEVILAPEDEAPPQPINSRFQLHDGYIEARNDNVFRRTPFAMLEIFVLMAQQPEIKGVRADTIRLLREHRHLIDDNFRNDIRNTSLFIELFKCKIGIHRNLRRMNRYGILGRYLPEFGFIVGQMQHDLFHIYTVDAHTLNLIKHLRKLQYTQVSEKFPLAAKLMAKLPKPELIYMAGLYHDIGKGRHGDHSEIGAVDAEAFCQRHQLPVWDSRLIVWLVQNHLVMSTTAQRKDLSDPQVIHDFAQAVGDETRLDYLYVLTVADINATNPTLWNSWRASLLRQLYTETKRALRRGLENPVDREEQIRQTQSAALDILVRGGTDPDDVEQLWAQLGDDYFLRHTAGDVAWHSDAILQQPVDGGPLVLIKETTQREFEGGTQIFIYAPDQHDFFAVTVAAMDQLNLNIHDARVITSSSQFTLDTYIVLDNEGESIGDNPARIKQIREGLTEALRNPDDYPTIIQRRVPRQLKHFAFAPQVTIHNDAQRPVTVLELTAPDRPGLLARVGGIFLEFDLSLQNAKIATLGERVEDVFFITDAHNQPLSDPLLCSRLQDAIVEQLSVNQEPDIKLSRISI; from the coding sequence ATGCCGCAGGTGGATCCCGAACTCTTCGACCGCGGCCAGTTCCAGGCTGAACTGGCCCTCAAAGCGAGTCCCATCGCGGCGTTCAAGAAGGCGATCCGCCAGGCTCGCGAGGTCCTCGACACGCGTTTTCGCAATGGCCGCGACATCCGCCGGCTGATCGAGGACCGCGCCTGGTTTGTCGACAACATCCTGCAAAAGGCCTGGGAGCAGTTCAACTGGAGCGAAGACGCCGACATCGCTCTGGTGGCGGTGGGCGGCTACGGTCGCGGCGAACTGCATCCATACTCCGATATCGATCTGCTGATCCTGCTCGACAGTGCCGACCACGAAGTTTTCCGCGACTCCATCGAGCGTTTTCTGACGTTGTTGTGGGACATAGGCCTGGAAGTCGGCCAGAGCGTGCGCTCGGTCGACGAATGCGCAGAAGAGGCCCGCGCCGACCTGACCGTGGTCACCAACCTGATGGAAAGCCGCACCATCTGCGGCCCCGAGCGTCTGCGTCAGCGCATGCTCGAAGTGACCAGCACCGCGCACATGTGGCCGGCCAAGGAGTTCTTCCTGGCCAAGCGTGCGGAACAGAAAGCACGTCACCACAAATACAACGACACCGAGTACAACCTCGAACCGAACGTCAAAGGTTCGCCCGGCGGCCTGCGCGATATTCAAACCATCCTTTGGGTGGCGCGGCGTCAGTACGGCACCCTGAACCTGCGCGCCCTCGCCGGCGAAGGATTTCTGGTAGAAAGCGAAAACGCCCTGCTCGCCTCCTCCCAGGAATTTCTCTGGAAAGTGCGTTACGCCCTGCACATGCTCGCCGGCCGCTCCGAAGACCGCTTGCTGTTCGATCACCAGCGCACCATCGCCGGCCTGCTCGGTTTTGAAGGTGATGATGCCAAACAGGCGGTCGAAGCTTTCATGCAGCAGTACTTCCGCACCGTGATGAGCATCGCCCAACTGAGCGATCTGATCATCCAGCACTTCGAGGAAGTCATCCTCGCTCCGGAAGACGAGGCGCCGCCGCAACCGATCAATTCACGCTTCCAGCTGCATGACGGTTACATCGAAGCGCGCAATGACAATGTGTTCCGCCGCACGCCGTTCGCCATGCTGGAAATTTTCGTGCTGATGGCCCAACAGCCGGAAATCAAAGGCGTGCGCGCCGACACCATTCGTCTGCTGCGCGAACATCGTCATCTGATCGATGACAACTTCCGTAACGATATCCGCAACACCAGCCTGTTCATCGAGCTGTTCAAGTGCAAGATCGGCATCCATCGCAATCTGCGGCGGATGAACCGTTACGGCATTCTCGGGCGCTATCTGCCGGAGTTCGGTTTTATCGTCGGGCAGATGCAGCACGACCTGTTCCACATTTATACGGTCGATGCGCACACGCTGAATCTGATCAAACACCTGCGCAAACTTCAGTACACCCAAGTGTCGGAGAAATTTCCGCTGGCCGCCAAACTCATGGCCAAGTTGCCCAAGCCTGAGCTGATCTACATGGCCGGTCTGTATCACGATATCGGCAAGGGTCGACACGGCGATCACTCGGAGATCGGCGCGGTCGATGCCGAGGCGTTCTGCCAGCGCCATCAGTTGCCGGTGTGGGACAGCCGCCTGATCGTCTGGCTGGTGCAGAACCACCTGGTGATGTCCACCACCGCACAGCGCAAGGATCTGTCGGACCCGCAGGTGATCCACGATTTCGCCCAGGCGGTCGGCGACGAAACCCGCCTCGACTACCTCTACGTGCTGACCGTAGCCGACATCAATGCGACCAACCCGACGCTCTGGAATTCATGGCGCGCGAGCCTGCTGCGCCAGCTTTATACCGAGACCAAGCGCGCCCTGCGCCGGGGTCTGGAAAACCCGGTGGATCGCGAAGAACAGATCCGCCAGACGCAAAGCGCGGCGCTGGACATTCTGGTGCGCGGCGGCACCGATCCGGACGACGTCGAGCAGCTGTGGGCGCAATTGGGCGATGACTATTTCCTGCGTCACACCGCCGGCGATGTAGCCTGGCACAGCGACGCGATCCTGCAGCAACCGGTGGATGGCGGGCCGCTGGTGCTGATCAAGGAAACCACCCAGCGCGAGTTCGAGGGCGGCACGCAGATCTTCATTTATGCACCGGACCAGCATGACTTCTTCGCCGTGACCGTGGCGGCGATGGACCAGCTCAACCTGAACATTCACGACGCCCGGGTCATCACCTCGAGCAGCCAGTTCACGCTCGACACCTACATCGTGCTCGACAACGAAGGCGAATCGATCGGCGACAATCCGGCGCGGATCAAGCAAATCCGCGAAGGCCTGACCGAAGCCCTGCGCAACCCGGACGACTACCCGACGATCATCCAGCGCCGTGTGCCGCGTCAGCTCAAGCATTTCGCCTTTGCGCCGCAGGTCACCATTCACAACGACGCCCAGCGTCCGGTGACCGTGCTGGAACTGACGGCGCCTGACCGGCCGGGCCTGCTGGCGCGGGTCGGGGGGATTTTCCTCGAGTTCGATCTGTCGCTGCAGAACGCCAAGATTGCGACCCTGGGCGAGCGCGTGGAAGACGTGTTCTTCATCACCGACGCGCACAACCAGCCGCTGTCCGATCCGCTGCTGTGCAGCCGTCTGCAGGATGCGATCGTCGAACAGTTGAGCGTCAATCAGGAACCGGATATCAAACTTTCGCGGATCAGTATCTGA
- the frr gene encoding ribosome recycling factor gives MINEIKKDAQARMQKSLESLNHAFGQIRTGKAHPSILGSVMVPYYGTDTPLSGVANVTVKDSRTLQVVAFERNMLAAVDKAIQSAGLNLNPTNLGELLLIPMPALTEETRKGFTKQARSAAEDARVAVRNIRRDALGELKKLVKDKEISEDEERRAIADIDKLTKESEAQITKATDEKEKDLMAV, from the coding sequence ATGATCAACGAAATCAAGAAAGACGCCCAAGCGCGTATGCAGAAATCCCTGGAATCTCTGAACCACGCGTTCGGCCAGATTCGTACCGGCAAGGCTCACCCGAGCATCCTTGGCAGCGTCATGGTGCCTTACTACGGCACTGACACTCCGCTGAGCGGCGTTGCCAACGTCACCGTGAAAGATTCGCGCACCCTGCAGGTCGTGGCCTTCGAGCGCAACATGCTCGCTGCCGTCGACAAGGCAATCCAGAGCGCCGGTCTGAACCTCAACCCGACCAATCTGGGCGAGTTGCTGTTGATCCCGATGCCTGCCCTTACCGAAGAAACGCGCAAAGGCTTCACCAAGCAGGCCCGCAGTGCAGCCGAAGACGCGCGCGTAGCCGTGCGCAACATCCGTCGCGATGCTTTGGGTGAGCTGAAAAAACTGGTCAAGGACAAGGAAATCAGCGAAGACGAAGAGCGTCGTGCCATCGCCGATATCGATAAGCTGACCAAAGAATCCGAGGCCCAGATCACCAAGGCCACGGACGAGAAAGAAAAAGACCTGATGGCCGTATAA
- the rpsB gene encoding 30S ribosomal protein S2 → MSQVNMRDMLKAGVHFGHQTRYWNPKMGKYIFGARNKIHIINLEKTLPMFNEALTFVERLAQGKNKILFVGTKRSAGKIVAEEAARCGSPYVDHRWLGGMLTNFKTIRASIKRLRDLEVQAEDGTFAKLTKKEALMRSRDLEKLDRSLGGIKDMGGLPDALFVIDVDHERIAITEANKLGIPVIGVVDTNSSPEGVDYIIPGNDDAIRAIQLYMGSMADAVIRGRNNVAGGTVEFAAEETQAAAE, encoded by the coding sequence ATGTCCCAAGTCAACATGCGCGATATGCTGAAGGCCGGTGTGCACTTCGGTCACCAAACCCGTTACTGGAATCCGAAAATGGGCAAGTACATTTTCGGCGCGCGTAACAAGATTCACATCATCAACCTTGAAAAAACCCTGCCAATGTTCAACGAAGCTCTGACTTTCGTAGAGCGTCTGGCCCAGGGCAAAAACAAGATTCTGTTCGTCGGCACCAAGCGTTCCGCTGGCAAGATCGTTGCTGAAGAAGCAGCACGTTGCGGTTCGCCGTACGTCGATCACCGCTGGTTGGGCGGCATGCTGACCAACTTCAAGACCATTCGTGCTTCCATCAAGCGTCTGCGTGACCTTGAAGTTCAAGCCGAAGACGGTACTTTCGCCAAGCTGACCAAGAAAGAAGCGCTGATGCGCTCCCGTGATCTTGAGAAGCTGGATCGTTCGCTGGGCGGCATCAAGGACATGGGCGGTCTGCCAGACGCACTGTTCGTGATCGACGTTGACCACGAGCGCATCGCGATCACCGAAGCCAACAAGCTGGGCATCCCGGTCATCGGCGTCGTCGATACCAACAGCAGCCCGGAAGGCGTTGACTACATCATCCCAGGCAACGATGACGCCATCCGCGCTATCCAGCTGTACATGGGTTCGATGGCTGACGCAGTTATCCGCGGTCGCAACAACGTTGCTGGCGGTACTGTTGAATTCGCAGCTGAAGAAACTCAGGCTGCAGCTGAGTAA
- a CDS encoding phosphatidate cytidylyltransferase: MLKQRIITALILLPIALCGFFLLKGAGFALFIGLVVSLGAWEWARLAGFTAQSFRVGFAAVVALMLFVMYVLPGLAPWVLGASVIWWAIATYLVLTYPRSSAHWSPAATKLLIGLLILLPAWQGLVQIKQYPLGNWLIMAVMVLVWGADIGAYFSGRKFGKRKLAPQVSPGKSWEGVYGGLALSLVITAIVGLVRDWTVAELLKGLIGAAVIVFISVVGDLTESMFKRQSGIKDSSNLLPGHGGVLDRIDSLTAAIPVFAVLLWMAAP; encoded by the coding sequence ATGCTTAAACAACGAATCATCACTGCACTGATCCTGCTGCCGATTGCCTTGTGCGGGTTTTTCCTGCTCAAAGGTGCCGGCTTTGCGCTGTTCATTGGCCTGGTGGTGAGCCTCGGTGCCTGGGAATGGGCGCGTCTGGCCGGCTTCACCGCACAATCGTTCCGCGTCGGCTTTGCCGCGGTGGTCGCCTTGATGCTGTTCGTCATGTATGTGCTGCCGGGCCTTGCGCCTTGGGTGCTCGGTGCATCGGTGATCTGGTGGGCGATTGCGACTTATCTGGTGCTGACGTATCCACGCTCCAGCGCGCATTGGTCTCCTGCGGCGACCAAACTGCTGATTGGTCTGCTGATCCTGCTGCCTGCGTGGCAGGGGCTTGTGCAGATCAAGCAATATCCGCTGGGTAACTGGTTGATCATGGCGGTGATGGTGCTGGTCTGGGGCGCGGACATCGGCGCTTATTTTTCCGGGCGCAAGTTCGGCAAGCGCAAGCTGGCGCCGCAGGTCAGCCCGGGCAAGAGCTGGGAAGGCGTTTACGGTGGTCTGGCGCTGAGTCTGGTGATTACCGCGATCGTCGGGCTGGTGCGCGACTGGACCGTGGCCGAGCTGCTCAAAGGCCTGATCGGCGCGGCAGTGATCGTCTTCATTTCCGTGGTCGGTGACCTTACCGAAAGCATGTTCAAGCGCCAGTCCGGCATCAAGGACAGCAGTAATCTGCTGCCCGGCCATGGTGGCGTGCTGGACCGCATTGACAGCCTGACCGCAGCCATTCCGGTGTTCGCCGTATTGCTCTGGATGGCCGCACCGTGA
- the tsf gene encoding translation elongation factor Ts, protein MAAITAALVKELRERTGEGMMDCKKALEKADGDIEKAIDDMRASGAIKAAKKAGNVAAEGAIAIKSNDKAAVLLEVNSQTDFLALQDDFKNFVAASVEKAFDEKLTDAAPLIAAQESAREALVAKVGENVNIRRLVRVEGDVVGTYLHGNKIGVAVVLKGGDVELAKDIAMHVAASNPEFLLPSQVSDEAIEREKAVFLQLNEEKIKGKPENIVENMVKGRISKFLAEASLVEQAFVKNPEVKVGELAKKAGAEIVSFTYFKVGEGIEKPVDNFAEEVAAQLAAAKQ, encoded by the coding sequence ATGGCAGCAATTACTGCAGCGTTGGTCAAAGAACTGCGCGAGCGTACCGGCGAAGGCATGATGGATTGCAAGAAAGCCCTGGAAAAGGCTGACGGCGACATCGAAAAAGCCATTGATGACATGCGTGCTTCGGGCGCCATCAAGGCTGCGAAAAAAGCTGGCAACGTTGCCGCTGAAGGCGCAATCGCCATCAAATCGAATGACAAGGCGGCCGTGCTGCTGGAAGTCAACTCGCAGACCGACTTCCTGGCCCTGCAAGACGATTTCAAGAACTTCGTTGCTGCCAGCGTAGAAAAAGCTTTCGACGAAAAACTGACCGACGCAGCTCCGCTGATCGCCGCTCAGGAATCGGCTCGTGAAGCGCTGGTTGCCAAAGTCGGCGAGAACGTCAACATCCGTCGTCTGGTACGCGTAGAAGGTGACGTTGTCGGCACCTACCTGCACGGTAACAAGATCGGTGTTGCTGTTGTCCTGAAAGGCGGTGACGTCGAGCTGGCCAAAGACATCGCTATGCACGTTGCTGCAAGCAACCCTGAGTTCCTGCTGCCTTCGCAAGTCTCCGACGAAGCGATCGAGCGTGAGAAGGCTGTGTTCCTGCAGCTGAACGAAGAAAAGATCAAAGGCAAGCCAGAAAACATTGTTGAGAACATGGTCAAAGGCCGTATCAGCAAGTTCCTGGCAGAAGCGAGCCTGGTCGAGCAGGCGTTCGTCAAGAACCCTGAAGTCAAGGTTGGCGAACTGGCCAAGAAAGCCGGCGCAGAAATCGTTTCCTTCACCTACTTCAAAGTAGGCGAAGGCATCGAGAAGCCGGTCGACAACTTCGCTGAAGAAGTTGCTGCCCAGCTGGCTGCCGCCAAGCAATAA
- the uppS gene encoding polyprenyl diphosphate synthase, with protein MDKTKQTAPSAVPRHVAIIMDGNNRWAKKRFMPGVAGHKAGVDAVRAVIEVCAEAKVEVLTLFAFSSENWQRPADEVSALMDLFFKALRREAKRLNDNNISLRIIGDRSRFHPELQAAMREAEAMTVGTNRFVLQIAANYGGQWDIAQAAQRLAREVQAGHLRPEDITPDLLQTCLATGDLPLPDLCIRTGGEHRISNFLLWQLAYAELYFSDLFWPDFKHEAMRTALADFASRQRRFGKTSEQVEAGARV; from the coding sequence ATGGACAAGACCAAGCAGACTGCGCCGTCCGCGGTGCCGCGCCATGTCGCGATCATCATGGATGGCAATAATCGCTGGGCGAAAAAACGCTTTATGCCGGGTGTCGCCGGGCATAAAGCGGGCGTGGATGCTGTGCGGGCGGTGATCGAGGTGTGCGCTGAGGCCAAGGTCGAAGTCCTGACCCTGTTCGCCTTCTCCAGTGAAAACTGGCAGCGCCCGGCCGATGAGGTCAGTGCCTTGATGGATTTGTTCTTCAAGGCGCTGCGTCGTGAGGCCAAGCGTCTCAACGACAACAACATCAGCCTGCGCATCATTGGCGATCGCTCGCGCTTCCACCCTGAGCTTCAGGCGGCGATGCGCGAGGCCGAGGCCATGACGGTCGGTACCAACCGCTTTGTCCTGCAGATCGCCGCCAACTATGGCGGTCAGTGGGATATCGCTCAGGCTGCGCAACGTCTGGCGCGTGAGGTTCAGGCCGGGCATTTGCGCCCGGAGGACATTACCCCGGATCTGCTGCAAACGTGTCTGGCCACCGGCGATCTGCCGTTGCCTGACCTGTGCATCCGCACCGGTGGCGAGCATCGCATCAGTAACTTCCTGCTCTGGCAGCTGGCCTACGCCGAGCTGTACTTCTCCGACCTGTTCTGGCCGGACTTCAAACACGAAGCCATGCGCACTGCGCTGGCCGATTTCGCTTCGCGCCAGCGTCGCTTCGGTAAAACGAGCGAACAGGTCGAAGCTGGAGCCCGGGTTTAA
- the pyrH gene encoding UMP kinase — MAQQGSGYQARYKRILLKLSGEALMGSEEFGIDPKVLDRMALEVGQLVGIGVQVGLVIGGGNLFRGEALSKAGMDRVTGDHMGMLATVMNALAMRDALERANISAIVMSAISMVGVTDHYDRRKAMRHLNSKDVVIFAAGTGNPFFTTDSAACLRAIEIDADVVLKATKVDGVYTADPFKDPHAEKFDHLTYDEVLDRKLGVMDLTAICLCRDHKMPLRVFNMNKPGALLNIVHGGAEGTLIEEGQQ; from the coding sequence ATGGCTCAGCAGGGCAGTGGTTATCAGGCTCGCTATAAACGCATTCTACTCAAGCTTAGCGGCGAGGCCCTGATGGGCTCGGAAGAGTTCGGGATCGATCCGAAGGTGCTCGATCGCATGGCGCTGGAAGTCGGCCAACTGGTCGGCATCGGCGTCCAGGTCGGTCTGGTGATCGGCGGTGGCAACCTGTTCCGGGGCGAAGCCCTGAGCAAGGCAGGTATGGATCGGGTCACGGGCGACCACATGGGCATGCTGGCCACTGTGATGAACGCCCTGGCCATGCGCGATGCGCTGGAACGTGCCAATATCTCGGCCATCGTCATGTCGGCCATTTCCATGGTTGGTGTGACCGATCACTACGATCGCCGCAAAGCCATGCGCCACCTGAACTCCAAAGACGTCGTGATCTTCGCGGCCGGTACCGGCAATCCGTTCTTCACCACGGATTCGGCAGCCTGCCTGCGTGCAATCGAAATCGACGCCGACGTTGTGCTCAAGGCCACCAAGGTTGACGGCGTGTACACCGCAGACCCGTTCAAAGACCCGCATGCCGAGAAGTTCGATCATCTGACTTATGATGAAGTACTGGATCGCAAGCTGGGCGTAATGGATCTGACTGCCATCTGCCTGTGCCGCGATCACAAGATGCCGCTGCGCGTATTCAACATGAACAAGCCCGGCGCCCTGCTGAACATTGTGCACGGCGGCGCTGAAGGGACATTGATCGAGGAAGGCCAACAATGA
- the map gene encoding type I methionyl aminopeptidase yields MTVNLKTPEDIAGMRVAGKLAADVLEMIAEHVKPGVTTDQLNQICHDYIVDVQQAIPAPLNYKGYPKSICTSINHVVCHGIPNDKPLKNGDTLNIDVTVIKDGYHGDTSRMFHVGEVPVWAERLSQVTQECMYKAIEIVKPGCRLGDIGEVIQKHAEKNGFSVVREFCGHGIGKVFHEEPQILHYGRAGTGMELKAGMTFTIEPMINQGKADTKVLGDGWTAITKDRKLSAQWEHTLLVTETGYEIFTLRSDDTIPRISA; encoded by the coding sequence ATGACCGTCAACCTCAAAACCCCCGAGGACATCGCTGGCATGCGTGTCGCCGGCAAACTGGCCGCCGATGTGCTGGAAATGATTGCCGAACATGTCAAACCCGGCGTGACCACTGATCAGCTCAATCAGATCTGCCACGACTACATCGTCGATGTGCAGCAAGCGATCCCTGCACCGCTCAACTACAAGGGCTACCCGAAGTCGATCTGCACCTCGATCAACCATGTGGTCTGCCACGGCATCCCGAACGACAAACCGCTGAAAAACGGCGACACCCTGAACATCGATGTCACGGTGATCAAGGACGGTTACCACGGTGACACCAGCCGCATGTTCCACGTCGGCGAAGTGCCGGTCTGGGCCGAGCGCCTGTCGCAGGTCACCCAGGAATGCATGTACAAGGCGATCGAGATCGTCAAACCCGGCTGCCGCCTCGGCGACATCGGCGAAGTAATCCAGAAGCACGCAGAAAAGAACGGTTTCTCGGTGGTACGCGAGTTCTGCGGCCACGGTATTGGCAAGGTCTTCCACGAAGAACCGCAGATCCTGCACTACGGTCGTGCCGGCACCGGTATGGAACTGAAGGCTGGCATGACCTTCACCATCGAGCCGATGATCAACCAGGGCAAGGCCGACACCAAGGTTCTCGGCGACGGCTGGACGGCGATCACCAAGGACCGCAAGCTCTCGGCACAGTGGGAACACACCCTGCTGGTCACCGAGACCGGCTACGAGATTTTCACTTTGCGCAGCGATGACACCATCCCGCGTATCTCGGCCTGA
- the ispC gene encoding 1-deoxy-D-xylulose-5-phosphate reductoisomerase — protein MSRPQQITVLGATGSIGLSTLDVIARHPERYQVFALSGFTRLSQLFALCVRHVPQFAVVPEVAAARGLQDDLRAAGLPTRVLVGEEGLCQVASAPEVDAVMAAIVGAAGLRPTLAAVEAGKKILLANKEALVMSGALFMQAVRKSGSVLLPIDSEHNAIFQCMPADFARGLSSVGVRRILLTASGGPFRQTPMSELAHVSPEQACAHPNWSMGRKISVDSASMMNKGLELIEACWLFDAKPSQVEVVIHPQSVIHSLVDYVDGSVLAQLGNPDMRTPIANALAWPERIDSGVAPLDLFAIARLDFEAPDESRFPCLRLARQAAEAGDSAPAMLNAANEVAVAAFLDGRVRYLEIASIIEEVLNLEPVVALHDLDAVFTADAKARLLAEQWLSRHGR, from the coding sequence GTGAGTCGTCCCCAGCAGATTACGGTGTTGGGTGCGACCGGTTCGATCGGTCTGAGCACTCTGGATGTGATTGCCCGTCATCCTGAGCGTTATCAGGTTTTTGCATTGAGTGGTTTCACGCGCCTTAGTCAGTTGTTCGCCTTGTGCGTACGCCATGTGCCGCAATTTGCCGTAGTGCCTGAAGTGGCCGCAGCGCGCGGTTTGCAGGATGACTTGCGTGCAGCCGGCTTGCCGACTCGTGTGCTGGTAGGCGAGGAGGGCCTGTGTCAGGTCGCCTCCGCGCCTGAAGTCGATGCGGTCATGGCGGCCATTGTCGGTGCGGCGGGTTTGCGTCCGACACTGGCGGCGGTCGAGGCGGGCAAGAAGATTCTGCTGGCCAACAAGGAAGCGCTGGTGATGTCCGGCGCTCTGTTCATGCAGGCCGTGCGCAAAAGCGGTTCGGTACTGCTGCCGATCGACAGTGAGCACAACGCGATTTTTCAGTGCATGCCCGCGGATTTCGCCCGCGGCTTGAGCTCGGTGGGTGTGCGGCGGATCTTGCTGACGGCCTCTGGCGGTCCTTTCCGGCAGACGCCGATGTCCGAGCTGGCGCATGTTTCGCCGGAACAGGCGTGTGCGCATCCGAACTGGTCCATGGGGCGCAAGATCTCCGTGGACTCGGCGAGCATGATGAACAAGGGGCTCGAGTTGATCGAGGCCTGCTGGTTGTTCGATGCCAAACCGTCTCAGGTCGAAGTGGTAATTCATCCGCAAAGCGTGATCCACTCTCTGGTGGACTATGTCGATGGCTCGGTCCTGGCGCAGTTGGGTAACCCGGATATGCGCACACCGATTGCCAACGCATTGGCCTGGCCGGAGCGTATCGATTCCGGCGTAGCGCCACTGGACCTGTTTGCCATTGCACGACTGGATTTCGAAGCGCCCGATGAAAGCCGTTTCCCCTGTCTGCGTTTGGCCCGTCAGGCGGCCGAAGCTGGCGACAGCGCGCCGGCGATGCTTAACGCGGCCAATGAAGTAGCAGTTGCAGCGTTTCTCGACGGACGGGTTCGCTACCTGGAAATCGCGAGTATCATCGAGGAAGTCTTGAATCTGGAGCCGGTGGTGGCGCTGCACGACCTCGACGCCGTATTTACGGCGGACGCGAAAGCGCGATTGCTGGCTGAGCAGTGGTTGAGTCGGCACGGCCGATAG
- the dapC gene encoding succinyldiaminopimelate transaminase has translation MNNALNQLQPYPFEKLRALLGSVTPNPDKRPIALSIGEPKHRSPSFVAEALANNLDQMAVYPTTLGIPALREAIAGWCERRFGVPNGWIDPARNVLPVNGTREALFAFTQTVVNRGDDALVVSPNPFYQIYEGAAFLAGAKPHYLPCLDENGFNPDFDAVAPEIWQRCQILFLCSPGNPTGALIPVETLKKLIALADEYDFVIAADECYSELYFDEQTPPPGLLSACVELGRNDFKRCVVFHSLSKRSNLPGLRSGFVAGDADILKGFLLYRTYHGCAMPVQTQLASVAAWNDEVHVRANRALYREKFDAVLNILSPVMDVQRPDGSFYLWPNVQGDDAAFCRDLFEQEHVTVVPGSYLSRDVDGVNPGAGRVRMALVAPLAECVEAAERIRAFVTRQQ, from the coding sequence ATGAACAACGCTCTGAACCAGCTCCAGCCGTACCCGTTCGAAAAGCTCCGCGCCCTGCTCGGCAGCGTTACGCCGAACCCGGACAAACGCCCGATCGCCCTGTCGATCGGCGAGCCGAAACACCGTTCGCCGAGCTTTGTCGCCGAAGCGCTGGCGAACAATCTGGATCAAATGGCGGTGTACCCGACCACCCTCGGCATCCCGGCCCTGCGCGAAGCCATCGCCGGCTGGTGCGAGCGGCGCTTCGGTGTGCCGAACGGCTGGATTGATCCGGCGCGCAATGTGCTGCCGGTCAACGGCACCCGCGAAGCCCTGTTCGCCTTTACCCAGACCGTGGTCAACCGTGGCGACGATGCGCTGGTGGTCAGCCCCAACCCGTTCTATCAGATCTACGAAGGCGCGGCGTTCCTCGCCGGGGCCAAGCCGCATTACCTGCCATGCCTGGATGAAAACGGCTTCAACCCGGACTTCGACGCAGTAGCGCCGGAGATCTGGCAGCGTTGCCAGATTCTGTTCCTGTGCTCGCCGGGCAATCCGACCGGCGCGCTGATTCCGGTCGAGACTCTGAAGAAGTTGATCGCCCTGGCTGATGAGTATGACTTCGTGATCGCCGCCGACGAGTGCTACAGCGAACTGTACTTCGACGAACAAACCCCGCCGCCCGGCCTGCTGAGTGCTTGCGTTGAACTGGGGCGCAATGACTTCAAGCGCTGCGTGGTGTTTCACAGCCTGTCCAAGCGCTCCAACCTCCCGGGTCTGCGTTCAGGCTTCGTTGCCGGCGATGCCGACATCCTCAAAGGCTTCCTGCTCTATCGCACTTACCACGGCTGCGCGATGCCGGTACAGACTCAACTGGCCAGCGTTGCCGCGTGGAATGACGAAGTGCATGTGCGCGCCAACCGTGCGCTGTACCGCGAGAAGTTCGATGCGGTGCTGAACATTCTCAGCCCGGTCATGGACGTACAGCGCCCGGACGGCAGCTTCTATCTGTGGCCGAACGTGCAGGGCGATGATGCGGCGTTCTGCCGCGATCTGTTCGAGCAGGAACACGTGACCGTGGTGCCGGGCTCGTATCTGTCTCGCGATGTCGATGGCGTCAATCCGGGGGCGGGCCGCGTG